DNA from Acanthochromis polyacanthus isolate Apoly-LR-REF ecotype Palm Island chromosome 7, KAUST_Apoly_ChrSc, whole genome shotgun sequence:
GCACCCATGTCTTGCTAGAAGATGGATGGGTCCTTTGGGATTGCAGAGCCAAGGGGTTCTACTCAAGGGTGGTCTTTTTTTGAGTAAGGGGTCTTCCAACATGAACCAGATGTTGTAATTCTATCCTTCACCAGAAGGTATAAAAGCGACCTGACTTCTTTGTTCGAGGAGGAATCAATTGGCAGGCTCCTTCCAGGCAGACCATGGTGcctgttcagatgctgtcttttGAGAATAAACTCATATTAtattaaaagcaacagtgtAACTGGACGTGTTATTCAACCTCGGCACATCTAAGAGGAACCACAACACTTCTACTTTGTATCATCTGTCTTATCATACATCAatcaaattgtgtgttttatgtttcctgttcccctccccctctctacctctcttTAACCCTCTCTActcctctacctcttctgttcctctcaaCCCGCCCAACCAGCAACAGATggttcccccacataaagagtcgggttctgctcaaggtatttttccttgttaaaagggtgttttttttgccactgttgcctttgggctgctctgggggttcaggcatatgggttctgtaaagcattttgagacaatttcactgtaattggcactatataaataaaattgaattaaactgGTTATGTCTTTGATATCTGACTCAGAGATATTCTTGCTGGGGCTCTTCAGTGTTACATTCATTATgaaacaacttgtaaatgttcatctgtttgaaaacattcaaaacatttcatgaagcagtcatggagctgtacatgttttattacaactttatttcacatCCAGATCTCCTCTGTtgcagtgacacactctgttgtgtcctactgtcacaatgtctcAGTATCTCGTCGCCTCCttttacttgaaagacagcagagctcaagctgagtggattccagcagtatgttcacacctgaacagccatgttctctcagcaggatgtgaaaatgttccaaacagcttcacaatatctccaatcactgctctgctgatgaaggatgtcatgatagcagaaatgtagcagtctgtaccaataccatatccatccagacattcagtttggttcttctgcctgctccaccaccaccacagtccagactccatctggtctaatcatcaaggattgcttacatacttcctcacaattgttgttgaagcacagactaaaggtgctttaaatctaaaacatctacttttaacctgtaccaattcttccatgttgtttcaagcttagttctgacattatgttttccacagatgtttcaggatcacgacttctcagctgtgtggattGTCATGTGGACTTTTAATCGATGACTATgtttgaagctttttccacatgtGCCACAAGGACACGGCTTCtgacctgtgtgacatctcatgtgggcaATCAAATGGGAACGTTGAATGAAGGTTTTTCCACAAGTGCCACAAGAATATGACTTTTCCTCATTGTGAATTGCCATGTGCCTATTATGTACTGATGATTGAGAAAACCTTTTTccacaagtgttacaaacatatggcttctcacctgtgtgacgtctcatGTGATCAGTCAAATGGGACCGCtgattgaatttttttccacaggtttcacaagaatacggcttctcacctgtgtgggttctgtgaTGTATGATTAAAACTGATTTATACCTAAAATCTTTTCCACAGACATCACATGTTACagattttcttgccttgtcattatcacactgtctcTCTGACGTtggagcattgtctacatcattactgtgactgcTGTTACTCTGATGACTTGGTTTCAGCTCGATACATCTAGTTGATCCTGAGTCTACATCCTTgcttccttcctgatctgggctctcagctgcacaagagatgtgaaacaggagctgatcactgtttggttttggttcactgtggtcactttcgTCAAGagcaggagtcacctcaaaggtatcagtctcctgtttcaatccCAGTTGCTCTTTCTcctgactggtgcagagttcctcctgctgatctttaatccgtagaggctctgggtcctcatggtccaccatggagtttctctcctggtcatggggctgatggtcaacGACAGTCTTCTCATTTTCACAGACATaagactgtgggagctctggagggacaaagagacaaaagataatggttactactgtgatgatgGGAGAACAgacatctgtcactttgtccaggactggctgtctccAACAAAATCAGCTCAACAGTCGAATGTTTGATGCAAAAGAATATGATGGTTTATAATAGAAATCTAGGAgccatgaaacagcagcaggaatgatacaagcatctccaaatgactgaacatttctatgaacacgttgttccacagtggatacaggatcacaaagattctaatggtaaacacccctgggtacttttctacacaccacacagacaggtttgatgggatccagtaaaatctgtctgaataaagctgctgtcctctccagccttcaaacctgtcaggacatttggattttaatgttattcttattttactgctggttacgtactgttgatttgactcatcagtgaaacccaacatgttaatagtggaatgcagttgaacacattACTTCTATACTCTAACTCTGTACATGCGCTTTCTTTAGATCATGAATGATCTctatacatggaattatgtctctggactgaaatgatggaatgactgagtcctctgtcagagttttattcttaaactgtttgataacacaatgcagttgctgtcagtgtggagtagttcagataaacacttccagcacctctgaacaggaaactttggttcttgcttgcagggtcaatcaacacaacgatcaCGATTTTAAAACTCCACACAGCATCAACCAAGCGTGTGGTCTACGagatacgcaggtatacgccgtatacccactagaatattttccaaatttccGTACACCCACTTAtaaatgcgcaaagatacgtatacccaggggtgtaaacacgcaggtatacgccgtatactcactagaaaaggtcccaaATCTCCATAttaccacttaaaaatgcgcaaacatatgtatcagtatgttttttgacatagCGTTCGctttcccgttcataaattcgtcttctctgtgtcaggaagcggtgaaatTGTACGGGACGGGgaaaggtgtctggctgagaaaaGGGCTCACTAAAAGGCGGACCGCGGTCCGGCTCTAATCTTGCCAGCAAGTTAATTtctttgtgagttcacaaatctctcaagaaaccatcttgctccgctcccgccttcactttttgtacagcaccaagttggttcgggccaatcacgcagcagtattcatgtgtggggcgggatatccgggtgtgaagacgacaccaagcgccagtagatcaaaacaaacacggcaacggaggacaacgatcgtgtagatgctgctattaagtcagttttagctgaatctcctatcgcttctttgaaggaagaacaacgagaggcgctttgcgcatttctggatggtaaagatgtttgtgcttttttacctacgggttttggtcagagtttaatctaccaattggctccgctcgttgtgaagatcccacgattggctaaaaacaaacctgtcagaggcgggacatactgttgcattgtccaatccgtgcctctttcctccgaacggatttacatggagcggtcccagattgatattgtggagtactatcaagtactacacaattattaatctggctattgccaggttagtccaGATCCGGACCCCAGatgccgtctatacgggtgtaaatttgacaggttgcttctattttaccagtgcagctttccagtgtttatcattggtctatcagcTCAGAAATACACAGACCAATTATATACGAGTTCAgccatcccacgtgacgctactcaacAAATGacgtcattccaggtgaaatgaccagctATTCCttggggtgttgctgcaccattttcaaattagtcttaaatttgcatgccattagatagtcacaaaagtactttctatgcaaaactgtaggcctgtagctcaaatagtttctgagttgtgggggtctgaaattttcagaatttgggctattaaagcctcaccagcgttttatgcatctttaagtggttatttctcagcctctagacataccagagagctgtgagttggtaaacaaggcctctgcatgtagctagtgccccacaaacatccccaggtgtttccctacactctgcaggccatgggagTTTgctgaaaatgctaaaaattaagagatacctactcacgagtggggtttgggaccttaaaagtactagaaatactgcacagaagtgttctaacacccctgggttccattctacacaaacctgtgtgataacttagcaaactggagctttctaggtacctcagtttggaaaatatgagctcccaaagttggacgagattttaaattggctatttttggtggcaaaaatctcagtgtgggacaggtaccagagaccccaaatttttctacaagacagttccatctgtcttctatcactgtacaaaaaagcagcagggttacaTTTgtaatgcatacatgtaattctcacatacacatacaaattacatgtactaacttcaattcagggagctctgtagtagttcatggttgattaatttcaaaataacaacaataatgttgaattttacagtatcagtgaaGTGGGATTTAACATGTTAAAtctaattgtacaatgtcatgttacaggCAAAataacctatacctaagttataacttaggtatacctaagttatacctttacactttttgaagctagtcacctttaacaactaacatttcagaaagaacaaaacatacataatactaccattggaatgacttctaatacttgtatcccaatttaaaggactgaaaagcaaaaaatgattttgacattacccatgccattttgagtaagaatatctcagtaactacaaatataaccctgttgcttttttgtacagtgatagaagacagatggaactgtgtTGTAGAAAAagttggggtctctggtacctgtcccacactgagatttttgccaccaaaaatagctaATTAAAAATCTCATCCAACTTTGGGAGACTccaataaaactaccaggttacatcaacatatatcacactaaCTCAAGTTAGAaaatatgatgttctggacctttgctttaatacattttctttgactggacctctctgaattttagctgaatacccctggcttagaagaagaggaacATGAGTCAACAAcctctaatgacccaacatcagtcagtggagaaaaaataacaaaaagaaagcaaagtcAAATGATCCTATTTCaatgttttaataagcctgttgcttgtcctgtgaatactgccgctttaggaAACACTACGGCTGGAGATCaggttaacgtttaggaaagggagcctgatgaagaggaaacatcagttCTACCTGATGGCAAGAAGGGGAGCTGCTGATGCTATAacgtctataagtatctaattggtagtttgaaataaaggagctgctgctgctctgtgtgtgtgtgtgtgtgtgtgtgtgtgtgtgtgtgtgtgtgtgtgtgtgtgtgtgtgtgtgtgtgtgagagagagagagcgagagagcgagagagcgagagtgcacgcgcacatatatgagaacttGACCTGGCTTTGCTTTATGAGgctggagtatacccactagaaaaaactggACTACATCACTGGCATCAACAAACAGACATATTATGAACCCATTCTCTCTTCCTCACAGTGTGT
Protein-coding regions in this window:
- the LOC127534688 gene encoding zinc finger protein 83-like, with the protein product MNEKYQSVKVTMCSVEYLRELISDRLAAAAGEIFTEFEKTIVQYQEEIDRQRRLLDVIWKPHIPLQTIELPQSYVCENEKTVVDHQPHDQERNSMVDHEDPEPLRIKDQQEELCTSQEKEQLGLKQETDTFEVTPALDESDHSEPKPNSDQLLFHISCAAESPDQEGSKDVDSGSTRCIELKPSHQSNSSHSNDVDNAPTSERQCDNDKARKSVTCDVCGKDFRYKSVLIIHHRTHTGEKPYSCETCGKKFNQRSHLTDHMRRHTGEKPYVCNTCGKRFSQSSVHNRHMAIHNEEKSYSCGTCGKTFIQRSHLIAHMRCHTGQKPCPCGTCGKSFKHSHRLKVHMTIHTAEKS